Within Triticum dicoccoides isolate Atlit2015 ecotype Zavitan chromosome 1B, WEW_v2.0, whole genome shotgun sequence, the genomic segment GCTTATTTACCTGCCTGGGTTGCAGGAGGATCTAATGGAActggaagacgaagatctgtcctcaGAGATGTTAAAACGCCAGCAGCGAGCAGTTGATTTTTGGCAGAAACACTGGGTACAATTTTGTGCTATTTTATCCACTTTGCTGGCTTGGATACCTCTAACACTCGCTTGATGGGTAATATCCAGCACAAAGCAATCCCTCTCAAGCTAAAGCGGCTTGCCCCTGACCACGAAAGATTTCTCTGGGCATTGAGCATTGTTCAGTCTCGCTCTTTCAACTTGAATATGAGAATGGGAGCTTTCATTCAAGATGCAAATGTCCTAGCTCCTTATGCCGGTACTTGTTTAATGTTTATTCTTCTTTCACCCTTTTACTTATTTTCAGTCTGAAAATCAGCAACAATAAAAAAATCTTTTAGTAAATACTTGCACTTTTTTGTTTGTATCGGTGAATACTGTATGATTGTTCATTATTTCATAATTCTGgtatatgaattggtttgaaatcGTGGTCGCAAAATTCAGAACTGCAAGCCTGAAAGATGACTTATGATTTCTCTTTTTGCTCCAGATATGCTAAATCACTCACCTGATGCTAACTGTTTCCTGCATTGGCGTTTCAAAGATCGAATGCTTGAAGTTATGATTAAGGCGGGGCATGCCATCAAAAAAGGAGATGAGGTACTGTTTAAAGAGCAGACTGTACACAAGCTGCAGATGCACCTTGGCTGCAGAATACTTATTTTACTTTCCAGAGGGCCAATCCTTGTGCCTTGATAGAAAAATGTTTTATAGCCCTTGAAAGGGGCAATCTTTGTATTTCATGGTCAATTGCTGGCAGATTCATTTGTGTCCCCTTCTTTGCTTTTTTGAACTGTCGCTTAGTTAGCTAGCTGCTTCTGTGTTCGCAGCCCACCCGGGTTCAAGGATTGGCCTCCTGTGATGCTTGGTAATTCTTTTAAATGAAAAAAGGCTCAGGCCTTAGGTGGTAGTGCCCATAGGTTAAGTTCTTTTCATCATTTACAAGTTTAATTGATAATACAGTGTTCTATTCAGTCTTAGTTCTTCGCATGGCCTTATTCTGTTAGACTCGACAAAAGAGTATGCTATTCTCGCAGTTTCTTTTGTCCCAAAAATTTGAAATCACTTTTCTTAATGCAATCTTTATATTCGACCATTCACAGATGACAATCGATTATATGAGTGCGGTGAACAGCACGTTGATGCAAAGATATGGCTTCTCATCACCAACGGTAATCCATGCCTTTGAGTTTAGTTATTATTTTCTTGTATGCAAATTCTGTGGTGAAGTTACTTCCCCACTTGCCAACAAGACTAAGGAATACTTTCTCAGTTGTATTTGTATCTCTAGAGATTATAATCCTTAGAGGAAACAACTCTAGCATTCAGACATGCCACAACTTGGCATTATTACAGTACCTCTGGTGCATAATCTTTCAAACTAACGTGGCCTTTATGTTCACAATAAATTCTGTAGAACCCCTGGGAACATATAAACTTCTCGAGCCCTGCCAAGATTCACCTGGATTCCTTCTTATCGGTCTTCAACATAGCTGGCTTGCATGATGAGCTGTACCACaatggtaggaaacacaaaatgttCTTATTAGTCATTTCGCAAAGAAGCTGCCTTGATTCACAACATTTCGATCTGAATTATCGTATTCATATCTGCTTGCAGTTGCATTGACCTCAGGGGAAAGCACCTTTGTCGACGGAGGAGTGGTGGCGGCAGCGAGGACTCTACCGACATGGTCGGACGGCGACCTTCCTGCCATACCGAGCGTGGAGAGAAAATCCGCTCAGGCGTTGCAGGAGGAGTGCCGGAAGACGGCGGAGTCTTTCTCGACCACGATCCGACAGGACGAGGAGATTCTAGGTAATGCGCTTCTTGGTTCCCACTAGTATTTATTCACTTTCTTCTTGGTGCCTTTTCTGACACTGAAGCTGGGCTGTTTTGTGGGTGTTGCAGATTCCGACGAGCCTATGAGGAAAACACGCGAAATCGCGATCAAGTACGTGGAACCAGCTAACGAATATTATCCTATGACACTGCAACCATGAAGTTTCTCTCTGGGCACCAGCATGCTATATCATCATCAATCATTTTGTCCCTTGACCACTGTCTTGGTAACAATTCTTTACGTTGTCGAATGCACAGGTACCGTTTGCACCGGAAGCTGCTCTTGCAGAAGATCATCGACTCGCTGGAGATCTACCAGGATCGGATTCTGTTCTAGCTAGATGTATAGTCCTGGAGGGTGCCGGTGTACCTGTATCGAGCGAAGACCGTACCAGGTCTAGGTTTCTAGTGTCCCAAGTGTTCTGAAGGGCGTTTGCAGCACCACCACACCACCCTTAGATGATTTTGAAGGGCTTGAGAAGCCTAGGTTCATACTACATAGTAGGTTACTACTAGGTGACAGTAGGAGGATCCCAGAAAgataatgacaagtgtcaagtgtcGCCAAGGCATGTCGGAGCTGGCACCATGGTTGTTGGAAGAGGAGGGATTCACTAGCACATAGTTGCCCCACCTGTCAGGATAGGTAAACGCGTCTCGATTTCTCGAGCAACGGGTTACCTGTTCCATTTTAAATGTGATTCATGCTGATGCTTCCGTGTAAGATATCATCGGTGCAAAATGGAATAAGCAAAGGCATCAACTTAATCGACGCCGATCGATACCAGGTTTGTTCGCATTAGCGAAGGCCGCTTCTCTTCTGTTGTTCTCAAGCTTGTTGTAGAATGTTAAATGGGGTAGTACAAGGTATATAACCTGCAGTATGTTAAATGGCTGTTGTTTCTGCTGCTGCTGCAGAATAACTGTTCAAGAAAGTTAATCTTCGTCTCCATGGTGCCCCACTACGGAAGAAAAAAAGAAGTGTCTATGTTTTGCCGAGTCCTTTTTTCGGCCTTCACCGGATCTTTTATGCACTCAGCAAACAATGTTTTTCATGCAGTGCCCAGACGTTCCCtgctcggaacatctcatatgcactGCGCTCTAGTGGTCATGGCGTTAGCGTTGCAGCTCCAATTTTGCGCCACCCGCGGGTTAATTACTCCACCAGTTAATTCACAAACTGTTATGCATATGatcagtagtgatctaaacgcttttatatattTTCTTATAGAGGGAGTACATTGTTTGCTTCCTAATATGTGCCGGCAGCTTCATAGAATCATTATTATTATCCATACTTACCCCCACAACGTACCAAGTTGAAACTCGTGTGAGGTTTTCAGCTTACCATTTGTTCTCATATCATATGTAAGCATGACTTTAACTATATTGATATTTTCATTAACTTCCAAATAACAGAAATGCGACACCGATCACTCCGGCGCTACATGTTCTTAACATGTGTCTTCTTCACAAAAAAAGTGTAGTAAAATAATAAGTACATCTTCTCGCATAATCTCTTGGAATTATGGACTTCACCCCCTAGCTAGGTCAAGCCCCTATCTAGAAAGTTGCAGCCTCCGCTCTGGCGGACGGCCTAGAAAGTTGGACACCACGCCAACTCGCAAGTCTTCATGAGCAACCCATTGCATTTTCCACTTCTTCTCCGTTTTTTTTTCTGATTTCATGGGCCCAAGATGGTGTTTGCCGGAACAAGTGGTCAAGCAGGTCACCGCAAAATATGGCCCGCATTTCCATCCAAGTGCCCAAGTTCCAAGCGCAAAATAAAAACAAATGTATTGTGAACATTGGATGCTGTTTATGCGGACAAGTTTCACGAAGTACTTGCTCAACCAACCTCGCTTTGACTCAACTCAAATGAAGTACAAAATGAACTCAACCGTAGTGCAGTGAGTCAGAAGCAGAGACATAGCTTAGACGCTCGCCAAAGTCGCAAAGAGCAAACTAGTTTGCACGCACATCGAGAAAAAGCATGCATGGATATCCACATAAGCATTTGTCAATAAGAATGTCCTAACTTTGGCGAAGGAGCTCATGAATAAATTGATAAAATGTAGAAGGCAAGGGGAGGTTAAGAAGCTTGGGATGGAGGGGTGATGGAGGTCAGAGAGAAACTAGGAACGGAGGTTGATCAAATAATATCTAGGTGGGGAGATCTAGATATGATATTTGTTGTATTGCATTGAGCTATAGCCTTACTTACCTATGAGGTTGCCTTAATTCAACAAAAATACaagtttttttttgggggggggggggcattggcCCCCTCTCTCTAACAATTGTTAATTTGCTTCTCAAATATCTCGGCCTTGAGTTTACGGGTATATATGGCTTGCTTGCTATATTGATTTACCTGCATTAAGGCTGCAATCAAATGAATGGGCTCATCACTCGAGGCACTCAGCTGGAAATTCCTTTATCATGGAGTTGAACTCTATTCAGAGTACAAACAGTGGGATTGGGGAATCATGCCGTCTTGGTCCAAGGTTTCCTTGGTGTCTCAAATCACAAAAGAATATCTCCTCCTTTTTATGTCTGATGCCAACATAGACCTCTCCATTCTCCAGCAATAACATTAGTGGCACATTACCAGCTATTGTTACACGGATGGACACACTTAAATTAGATCTAATCTCATTCAATTGAATGGTTCAGTGCGACCTCGTAATAAAATTGATTTGGATCTCTCAAGAAACTCTCTACCAGGGCCTCTACCATTGAAGTTTCAATTTCACACGACCAATAATTGGTTTTTTCTACTTGGCAACCAATTCACAGGCACTAGTTTGGTTCCTAACATCATTATAGAATTATCTTTCATATCTTGACACTGGAAACAATATGGTAACATGTCAGTTCTCTCGATGTTCAGAAAATTCGCATTGTTGCCGCGAGAGAGCACATTGTTTCTTGACATCCTTGAAATGGCCTGATTTTTTTATCGTGGCCTtgcatgaccaattcaaggcaccatgccttGGGTTTTCaacaagttttgcattttctgAAGTTTTCACGGTGAAAAAAGGTTGATAGATGGCTGGACGTGTCGCGACATGCAAACGGTGTCGGAATTCATTCAAACCTAGCATGGATGCCCAACATGGGCATGGCCACCTGATTACAAAAGATGTGGTCATTTATCCATAGTCTAAAAAACCACAAGTTGAGAGAAGTGTGCTATCCTAGGCCAGGACAGGTGCATCCGTGAGTATGTAGTTTTTCCTAATTTGAGTGCTTATGTTATTTCCATCAATATCAATCACATGAACATTTTCTTTTTGTCATAACCATTTCTTCAAATTTAAAAGCAAATTTGAATTTTAATTTTTGTATGAAAAACTTACAACCTTGAACACcttttccaaaattgttaaaaaatACCCAACAATATAGAACACAAATTGCAAACCATATGGTTTATCAAAAAATTATC encodes:
- the LOC119349777 gene encoding protein PLASTID TRANSCRIPTIONALLY ACTIVE 14-like codes for the protein MATPVASPLLLPSPAPLPAPTFPPRRLTATRRLLLAPPPRAGRPRLRDPPPAPVEEAAAAAAVEEYEAPPLRLLDPPQEEEPYPDEMEAADPDLYRIGYARMMRAYGVEFLEGPDGMGVYASRDVDPLRRARVIMEIPLELMLTITKNHPWMFFPDIIPLGHPIFDIIESTNPETDWDLRLACLLLYAFDVENNFWQLYGDFLPSGDECTSLLLAPKEDLMELEDEDLSSEMLKRQQRAVDFWQKHWHKAIPLKLKRLAPDHERFLWALSIVQSRSFNLNMRMGAFIQDANVLAPYADMLNHSPDANCFLHWRFKDRMLEVMIKAGHAIKKGDEMTIDYMSAVNSTLMQRYGFSSPTNPWEHINFSSPAKIHLDSFLSVFNIAGLHDELYHNVALTSGESTFVDGGVVAAARTLPTWSDGDLPAIPSVERKSAQALQEECRKTAESFSTTIRQDEEILDSDEPMRKTREIAIKYRLHRKLLLQKIIDSLEIYQDRILF